Proteins from one Orenia marismortui DSM 5156 genomic window:
- a CDS encoding type II toxin-antitoxin system PemK/MazF family toxin, whose amino-acid sequence MTIKRGDVYYADLNPVVGSEQGGVRPVLVIQNDIGNKYSPTVIIAAITSKIDKAKLPTHVEIDSESCSLDRDSVILLEQIRTIDKKRLKRHVTHLGDNIVGEVNKALEISIGLVDL is encoded by the coding sequence TTGACAATTAAACGAGGTGATGTTTACTATGCAGATTTGAACCCAGTTGTTGGATCAGAACAAGGTGGGGTGAGACCTGTATTAGTAATCCAAAATGATATCGGTAATAAATATAGTCCTACAGTTATTATAGCAGCTATTACTTCTAAGATTGATAAGGCAAAATTACCTACACATGTAGAAATAGATTCTGAGAGTTGTAGTTTAGATAGAGACTCAGTAATTTTACTAGAACAGATTAGGACTATAGATAAGAAACGCTTAAAAAGACATGTAACTCATCTCGGTGATAACATAGTAGGAGAAGTTAATAAGGCATTGGAGATAAGTATAGGTTTAGTTGATTTATAG
- a CDS encoding CopG family ribbon-helix-helix protein — protein sequence MTNLKKVMISLPNNLLKEIDGFIKEDNQDRSQFISEAMEVYVKELRVNKFKDEMRQGYLEMSKLNLGIATESFMVENNTFFNYEARLAECD from the coding sequence TTGACTAATTTGAAAAAGGTTATGATTAGCTTGCCGAATAATTTATTAAAGGAAATTGACGGGTTTATTAAAGAGGATAATCAAGATCGGAGTCAATTTATTAGTGAAGCTATGGAGGTTTATGTAAAAGAGCTGAGGGTTAATAAATTTAAAGATGAAATGAGACAAGGCTATTTAGAAATGTCTAAATTAAACCTAGGTATAGCAACTGAATCTTTCATGGTTGAGAATAACACCTTTTTTAATTATGAGGCTAGATTAGCGGAGTGTGATTAA
- a CDS encoding IGHMBP2 family helicase has protein sequence MSIVVIEDITDNIGPGDIVGAFTNEAEINAKKIGKINLKDDFAFVEIDDSVAKKVVKTMNNSQIAGEKVKIYLDDGFKDKLQQVEKYIKKFRYLVQLEREEEMKRHELEIKNLTGYERQKRGRAIIKLKGRDQGEAFGGKTSIKFMCQRQGQALPDHQISVGDLVMISRNNPLAKNNPTGTVVELSNYSITVVFDNRPNKFVYGKNLRLDLYVNDITYQRMLDSLSKLKNAKGRLKELRDKLLGLEEIKFNDRFSLELEDSCLNKSQKRAVESALAAKDLFLIHGPPGTGKTMTAIEILEQSISRYNNILATAASNIAVDNLVERLINKGIKVVRVGHPARVTTDLREHSLDYLVQEHPKYKEAVEFREEVYELIGEQKNFTHPSGRWRRGMSNQQIKKFAKQGRSNRGIAAEKIKEMAKWINLQEKIDNLFREINKLETEAIDDLINNADIVCSTNSTAGSEVLADNNFDLLLVDEATQATEPSALIPLVKANKVILLGDHKQLPPTILNQRAKEKGLDKSLFERLVEIHGSNAKEVLELQYRMNKDIMNFASQEFYNQKLVAARDIKDINIHQLELNFSEGNSPTERSLSCKEAVVFLDTKGMEAPENYKKGSSSIYNRMEAELSVETINHIISAGLDKSELAVISPYKDQVDLIKGLSKREGIEISTIDAFQGREKEIIILSLVRSNNKAKIGFLRDIRRLNVSLTRAKRKLIIIGDSSTVTVHPTYDNLIEYIKSNGYYYDL, from the coding sequence ATGAGTATAGTAGTAATTGAAGACATAACAGATAATATTGGCCCTGGTGATATTGTAGGGGCTTTTACTAATGAAGCTGAAATTAATGCTAAAAAAATAGGTAAAATCAATCTTAAAGATGATTTTGCCTTTGTAGAAATAGATGATAGTGTTGCAAAAAAGGTAGTTAAAACTATGAATAATAGTCAGATAGCAGGAGAAAAGGTAAAGATCTATTTAGATGATGGATTTAAAGATAAATTACAGCAGGTGGAAAAGTATATCAAGAAATTCCGCTACTTAGTTCAATTAGAAAGAGAAGAAGAGATGAAAAGGCATGAATTAGAGATTAAGAATCTCACTGGTTATGAACGGCAAAAAAGGGGAAGGGCTATAATCAAGTTGAAGGGTCGAGATCAAGGGGAAGCTTTTGGTGGGAAAACTTCAATTAAGTTTATGTGTCAAAGGCAAGGACAAGCTTTACCAGATCATCAAATTAGTGTTGGTGATTTAGTGATGATTTCTAGAAATAATCCCTTAGCTAAAAATAACCCAACAGGTACAGTAGTAGAATTAAGTAATTATTCAATAACTGTAGTTTTTGATAATAGACCAAATAAATTTGTCTATGGGAAAAATCTTAGGCTAGACCTTTATGTTAATGATATTACTTATCAAAGAATGTTAGATTCATTGTCTAAGCTAAAAAATGCTAAAGGCAGATTAAAAGAATTAAGAGATAAACTATTAGGATTAGAAGAAATTAAATTTAATGATAGATTCTCCTTAGAGCTTGAAGATAGTTGCTTAAACAAATCTCAAAAAAGAGCGGTGGAATCTGCTTTGGCTGCTAAGGATTTATTTCTAATACATGGTCCACCAGGAACAGGTAAGACGATGACGGCAATTGAGATATTGGAACAATCTATCAGTAGATATAATAATATATTAGCTACTGCTGCTTCTAATATTGCAGTAGATAATTTGGTAGAAAGATTAATTAACAAGGGGATAAAAGTTGTTAGAGTAGGCCATCCAGCAAGGGTAACTACTGATCTTAGAGAACATAGTCTTGATTATTTAGTTCAAGAACATCCTAAATATAAAGAAGCTGTTGAATTTAGAGAAGAAGTTTATGAATTAATAGGAGAACAAAAGAATTTTACTCATCCTAGTGGTAGATGGAGAAGGGGAATGAGTAATCAACAGATTAAAAAGTTTGCTAAACAGGGTAGAAGCAATAGAGGGATAGCAGCTGAAAAGATTAAAGAGATGGCAAAGTGGATAAATCTACAAGAAAAAATTGATAATTTATTTAGAGAAATAAATAAATTGGAAACAGAGGCTATCGATGATTTAATTAATAATGCTGATATAGTTTGTAGTACAAATTCTACGGCTGGTTCAGAAGTGTTGGCAGATAATAATTTTGATTTATTATTGGTAGATGAGGCTACACAAGCTACAGAACCTTCAGCTTTAATTCCTTTGGTTAAAGCTAATAAAGTTATACTATTAGGAGATCATAAACAATTACCTCCAACTATATTAAATCAACGGGCTAAAGAAAAGGGACTAGATAAGTCTTTATTTGAAAGATTAGTAGAGATTCATGGATCTAATGCTAAAGAAGTATTAGAGCTTCAATATCGGATGAATAAAGATATAATGAATTTTGCAAGTCAGGAGTTTTATAATCAGAAATTAGTTGCTGCAAGAGATATTAAAGATATTAATATCCATCAGCTAGAGCTTAATTTTTCCGAAGGCAATTCACCTACAGAAAGATCTTTGAGCTGTAAAGAAGCTGTTGTTTTTTTGGATACTAAGGGTATGGAGGCTCCTGAAAATTATAAAAAAGGTTCTAGTTCAATTTATAATCGAATGGAAGCTGAACTAAGTGTAGAAACTATTAATCACATTATTAGTGCAGGCTTAGATAAGAGTGAGTTAGCTGTTATTTCTCCTTATAAGGATCAAGTTGATTTAATTAAAGGATTATCAAAAAGAGAAGGTATAGAGATAAGTACGATAGATGCTTTTCAAGGCCGTGAGAAAGAAATAATAATATTATCATTAGTTAGAAGTAATAATAAAGCTAAGATTGGTTTTTTAAGAGACATTAGAAGACTTAATGTATCCTTAACTAGGGCAAAAAGAAAGTTAATAATTATTGGAGATTCTTCTACTGTTACTGTTCATCCAACTTATGATAATTTAATTGAATATATTAAATCTAATGGATATTATTATGATTTATAA
- a CDS encoding CBS domain-containing protein — protein MIAKEIMTKEVITVTPEQTVKEVAKVLTDNKISGVPVLEDGEVVGIVSEGDLIVRDKKLNFPNYVYFLDSVFYLESFEKFEKDFKKMVGVKVKDIMTTDLITVSPDTSVEDIATILTEDEVNRVPVIQDAKLIGIVSRGDIVRYISEGILD, from the coding sequence ATGATAGCAAAAGAGATTATGACTAAAGAAGTAATTACTGTTACACCTGAACAGACTGTAAAGGAAGTAGCTAAGGTATTAACTGATAATAAAATCAGTGGTGTGCCAGTTTTAGAGGATGGAGAAGTAGTAGGAATAGTTAGTGAAGGTGATTTAATCGTTAGAGATAAAAAGTTGAATTTTCCTAATTATGTTTACTTTTTAGATAGTGTCTTCTATTTAGAGAGCTTTGAGAAATTTGAAAAGGATTTCAAAAAGATGGTAGGGGTCAAGGTTAAAGATATTATGACTACTGATTTGATAACAGTTAGTCCTGATACAAGTGTAGAAGATATTGCTACAATATTGACTGAAGATGAAGTAAATCGTGTACCAGTTATACAAGATGCTAAGTTAATAGGAATAGTTAGTAGAGGGGATATAGTAAGGTATATAAGCGAAGGTATATTAGATTAA
- a CDS encoding bifunctional ADP-dependent NAD(P)H-hydrate dehydratase/NAD(P)H-hydrate epimerase, which translates to MKIRVVTADQMKEIDRYSIEEVGIPGIVLMERAALEVKKVAKDYLSDLKKNKVIVLAGTGNNGGDGFAVARMFQEAGYNVEVFIVGEKVKVTGDAKVNLNILEKLKIEVKEIVMVEELLDLKTRLDSSDLIIDALLGIGIKGKLRGIYHKVISIVNKSNLPVISIDIPSGVEADTGRVEDIAIQAKETITFALPKLGTILYPGAEYVGKLNIVDIGIPHQVIKQQNIDIHLITDKLINDLLPTREKDSHKGTYGRLLLVAGSTGMTGAATLAAQASLKIGAGLVTVAIPKSLNSILENKLTEAMTYPLSETEFGTLAIAALEEIEKLINNRDVLAIGPGLTARDEIEYIVNSLLKQTDKTLVIDADGLNVINNLEILKEREGSTILTPHPGEMSRLVNKSIKYIKKNSIKIAKEFSQEYGVVLLLKGARTIIATPKGDIYINPTGNSGMATGGSGDVLTGLIAGLLAQKNIDVRAATIIATYLHGLAGDLAVEDLTEYSLLPSNLIDYLPQALKVVTSDK; encoded by the coding sequence ATGAAGATTAGAGTAGTAACTGCTGATCAAATGAAAGAGATTGATCGTTATAGTATTGAAGAGGTAGGCATTCCTGGCATAGTATTAATGGAAAGAGCAGCGTTGGAGGTTAAAAAGGTAGCTAAGGATTATTTATCTGACCTCAAAAAGAATAAGGTTATAGTCTTAGCAGGCACAGGTAATAACGGTGGTGATGGTTTTGCAGTTGCTCGTATGTTTCAGGAGGCTGGATATAATGTTGAAGTCTTTATTGTAGGAGAGAAGGTTAAGGTTACAGGTGATGCTAAAGTTAATTTAAATATATTAGAGAAGTTAAAAATCGAAGTAAAAGAAATAGTAATGGTAGAAGAGCTATTAGATCTAAAAACTAGATTAGATAGTAGTGACTTAATAATTGATGCATTATTAGGAATAGGTATTAAGGGTAAGTTAAGGGGAATATATCATAAGGTTATTTCTATAGTAAATAAATCAAATCTACCTGTGATTTCCATTGATATTCCCTCGGGAGTAGAGGCAGATACAGGAAGAGTTGAAGATATAGCTATTCAAGCTAAAGAGACTATTACTTTTGCTCTTCCCAAGTTGGGTACTATACTATATCCAGGAGCAGAATATGTTGGGAAATTAAATATAGTAGATATAGGTATTCCACATCAAGTGATTAAGCAACAAAATATAGACATTCATTTGATAACTGATAAACTAATTAATGATTTATTGCCAACTAGGGAGAAGGATAGTCATAAAGGTACTTATGGTAGATTGCTTTTAGTAGCAGGTTCAACAGGAATGACTGGTGCAGCTACCTTAGCTGCTCAAGCTAGCTTGAAGATAGGGGCAGGATTAGTAACAGTTGCTATTCCAAAAAGCTTAAATTCTATCTTAGAGAATAAATTAACTGAAGCTATGACTTATCCTTTATCTGAAACAGAGTTTGGTACATTAGCTATAGCTGCTCTAGAAGAGATAGAGAAGTTGATTAATAATAGAGATGTATTAGCAATTGGTCCAGGTTTGACTGCTAGAGATGAGATAGAGTATATTGTAAATAGTCTTCTTAAGCAGACAGATAAAACATTAGTTATAGATGCAGATGGGTTAAATGTTATAAATAATTTAGAGATATTAAAAGAAAGAGAAGGATCAACTATTTTAACTCCTCACCCTGGTGAAATGTCTAGATTAGTAAATAAGAGTATCAAGTATATTAAAAAAAATAGTATAAAGATCGCTAAAGAATTTTCTCAAGAATATGGAGTGGTTTTATTATTGAAAGGAGCTAGAACAATAATAGCTACACCTAAAGGGGATATTTATATCAATCCTACTGGAAATTCTGGAATGGCTACTGGTGGTAGTGGAGACGTCTTAACTGGATTAATTGCTGGATTATTGGCACAAAAGAATATAGATGTCAGAGCTGCCACTATTATAGCAACTTATTTACATGGATTAGCTGGTGACTTGGCAGTAGAAGATTTAACAGAATATAGTTTATTGCCAAGTAATTTAATAGATTATTTGCCACAAGCGTTAAAGGTAGTGACAAGTGACAAGTGA
- the acpS gene encoding holo-ACP synthase, translated as MKGLGVDIIEIERIKDAILKHQRFKKRFFTENEINYCEDHQSPWPYYAARFAAKEAVVKALGTGFRGFKWTDIEITKDELGKPEVLLHNKAQSLLEEFQIKKIMISISHSRDYAVAQAIAI; from the coding sequence ATGAAAGGATTAGGAGTAGACATTATAGAAATTGAACGAATAAAAGATGCTATTTTAAAGCATCAGAGGTTTAAGAAAAGGTTCTTTACAGAGAATGAGATAAATTATTGTGAAGATCATCAAAGCCCATGGCCTTACTATGCTGCTCGTTTTGCTGCTAAAGAGGCAGTTGTTAAAGCTTTAGGAACAGGGTTTAGAGGGTTTAAATGGACTGATATAGAGATTACTAAAGATGAGTTAGGAAAGCCAGAAGTATTATTACATAATAAAGCTCAATCTTTGCTAGAAGAATTTCAAATTAAAAAGATTATGATTAGTATCTCACATAGTAGAGATTATGCTGTAGCTCAAGCGATAGCGATATAA
- the glmS gene encoding glutamine--fructose-6-phosphate transaminase (isomerizing), with translation MCGIVGYIGNRQASPILVEGLQKLEYRGYDSAGVALYNDGEINIFKTVGKLFELEALTDKEDPKGSIGIGHTRWATHGKPSTPNSHPHTSANGKFAVVHNGIIENYMELREELKAKGYEFESETDTEVIPHLIQEYYDGNLEETVRKVVGKLEGAYALVILSTEEPDKLITVREDSPLIIGIGQEEYFIASDIPAILKHTDKVFILDDGEMGVITCDGVDLSTVSGERIEKEVFEVDWDPGMAEKSGFDHFMLKEIHEQPEALRRSIAGRLNEDTIHFNEVSLTAKELESYNKIYIVACGTAYYSGIVGKYAIENLARIPVEVDVASEFRYRDPLIDENTLVIVVSQSGETADTLAALREAQDKGARVIAICNTVGSTIPREADDVIYLHAGPEIAVASTKAYITMLMAFYMLAIYLSQVKGILDLSRSQELISELKRLPEKVEQIIDNSVDAIKELAKDYVDQNDAFFIGRSIDYAVSLEGALKLKEISYIHAEAYPAGELKHGPLALIVDGVPVVAVATQQSVIDKTLSNVKEVKARGGVVTGIVFEGEEVIEDLDYKIEIPKTDELLTAIPSVVPLQLLSYYVAIERGSDVDQPRNLAKSVTVE, from the coding sequence ATGTGTGGAATTGTGGGTTATATTGGAAATCGCCAGGCTAGTCCAATATTGGTAGAAGGCTTGCAAAAATTAGAATATCGAGGTTATGATTCTGCAGGTGTTGCTTTATATAATGATGGAGAGATTAATATTTTTAAGACGGTAGGTAAATTGTTTGAGTTAGAAGCACTTACTGATAAAGAAGATCCTAAAGGCAGTATTGGGATTGGTCATACTCGTTGGGCTACCCATGGAAAACCATCTACACCTAATTCTCATCCTCATACAAGTGCTAATGGAAAGTTTGCAGTTGTTCATAATGGGATTATTGAAAACTATATGGAGTTAAGGGAAGAGCTAAAAGCTAAAGGCTATGAATTTGAATCGGAAACTGATACAGAAGTGATCCCTCATTTAATTCAAGAGTATTATGATGGAAATTTAGAAGAGACAGTTAGAAAAGTAGTAGGCAAATTAGAAGGAGCTTACGCTCTAGTAATTTTATCAACAGAAGAACCAGATAAATTAATTACAGTTAGAGAAGATAGCCCACTAATAATTGGTATAGGGCAAGAAGAATACTTTATAGCTTCTGATATTCCTGCTATCTTAAAACATACAGATAAAGTATTTATCTTAGATGATGGTGAGATGGGGGTTATTACTTGTGATGGAGTAGATTTATCTACTGTTAGTGGAGAAAGGATAGAGAAAGAGGTCTTTGAAGTTGACTGGGATCCAGGAATGGCTGAAAAGAGTGGTTTTGATCACTTTATGCTTAAAGAGATACATGAACAGCCAGAAGCATTAAGAAGGTCTATTGCTGGTCGTTTAAATGAAGATACTATTCATTTTAATGAAGTTAGTTTAACAGCTAAGGAATTAGAAAGTTACAATAAAATTTATATTGTTGCTTGTGGAACTGCTTATTATTCTGGAATAGTAGGAAAATATGCAATTGAGAATTTAGCTCGAATTCCAGTAGAAGTAGATGTTGCATCAGAATTTAGATATAGAGATCCACTAATTGATGAAAATACATTAGTGATTGTAGTAAGTCAGTCTGGAGAGACTGCAGATACTTTGGCAGCTTTACGAGAAGCACAGGATAAAGGGGCAAGGGTAATAGCTATTTGTAATACAGTAGGAAGCACTATTCCACGTGAAGCAGATGATGTAATCTATCTTCATGCTGGACCTGAGATTGCAGTTGCTTCTACTAAAGCTTATATTACAATGTTAATGGCATTTTATATGTTAGCTATCTATTTATCCCAAGTGAAAGGTATACTAGACTTAAGTAGAAGTCAAGAATTAATTTCTGAGTTAAAGAGACTACCAGAGAAAGTAGAACAGATAATTGATAATAGTGTAGACGCTATTAAGGAATTAGCCAAAGATTATGTAGATCAAAATGATGCTTTCTTTATTGGTAGAAGTATTGATTATGCTGTATCTTTAGAAGGTGCTTTAAAGTTGAAAGAGATATCTTATATTCATGCTGAAGCTTATCCGGCTGGAGAATTAAAGCATGGTCCATTAGCTTTGATTGTAGATGGAGTACCAGTAGTTGCTGTGGCAACTCAACAATCTGTAATTGATAAGACTTTAAGTAATGTAAAAGAAGTTAAAGCTCGTGGTGGAGTTGTAACAGGAATTGTATTTGAAGGTGAAGAAGTAATTGAAGATTTAGATTATAAGATTGAAATTCCTAAAACTGATGAATTATTAACTGCTATACCATCTGTTGTACCATTACAATTATTATCATATTATGTAGCGATAGAAAGAGGATCTGATGTAGATCAACCAAGAAACTTAGCTAAGAGTGTAACAGTAGAGTAG
- the glmM gene encoding phosphoglucosamine mutase, with translation MGDLFGTDGVRGEANQYLTAELAFKIGKAGSYYLSQEEESPKILIGKDTRQSGDMLEAALIAGITSLGIDVVKIGVVPTPAVAYLTKTKDVNAGIMISASHNPVEDNGIKFFNKDGFKLSDDQEEEIEGIIFDSLDKISLPSGDKVGKVKFIHDGLADYINYIKSTVDNNFSGLKVVIDCANGAAFKAAPQVLEELGAEVIAIHNNPTGLNINVNCGSTNPEVIKEAVLNYEADLGIAHDGDADRLIAVDDKGNLVDGDYILAICGRELIRERRLTDNTIVATKYSNLGLHQAMNELNGQVSVVKNGDRYVLAEMKEKNYILGGEKSGHIIFLDYNTTGDGILTALQLIDIIKKTGKNLSELRQEMIAFPQLLVNIEVEDKDWENNKNIDSILKESEKILGDNGRIFVRASGTEPLIRVMVEGEGEEEIEKLANNVAKVIRTELN, from the coding sequence ATGGGTGATCTATTTGGAACTGATGGAGTACGAGGTGAAGCAAATCAATATTTAACTGCTGAATTAGCCTTCAAAATAGGTAAGGCTGGATCATACTATTTGTCTCAAGAGGAAGAAAGTCCTAAAATATTAATTGGAAAAGATACTAGACAATCAGGTGATATGTTAGAAGCTGCTTTAATAGCAGGAATTACTTCTTTAGGTATAGATGTAGTGAAAATAGGTGTAGTACCTACACCTGCTGTTGCTTATTTAACTAAAACTAAGGATGTTAATGCAGGAATTATGATTTCAGCCTCTCATAATCCAGTAGAAGATAATGGTATCAAATTCTTTAATAAAGATGGATTTAAGTTATCTGATGATCAAGAGGAAGAGATTGAAGGTATTATTTTTGATTCTTTAGATAAGATTTCATTACCCTCAGGAGATAAAGTAGGTAAGGTTAAATTTATTCATGATGGCTTAGCAGATTATATAAATTATATTAAATCTACTGTAGATAATAATTTTAGTGGTTTAAAGGTTGTTATAGATTGTGCTAATGGGGCTGCATTTAAAGCTGCACCTCAAGTCTTAGAAGAATTAGGTGCTGAGGTTATTGCTATACATAATAATCCAACTGGCTTAAATATTAATGTTAATTGTGGTTCTACTAATCCTGAGGTTATTAAGGAAGCAGTATTAAATTATGAAGCAGATTTAGGAATTGCTCATGATGGAGATGCAGATAGGTTAATTGCTGTTGATGATAAAGGTAATTTAGTAGATGGAGATTATATTTTAGCGATTTGTGGACGAGAGTTAATAAGAGAAAGACGCCTGACAGATAATACAATAGTAGCTACTAAATATAGTAACCTTGGATTACATCAAGCAATGAATGAATTAAATGGCCAAGTTTCTGTTGTGAAGAATGGAGATCGTTATGTTTTGGCAGAAATGAAAGAAAAAAATTATATTTTAGGTGGAGAGAAATCAGGTCATATTATTTTCTTAGATTATAATACTACTGGAGATGGTATCTTAACGGCATTACAATTAATTGATATTATTAAAAAGACAGGCAAGAATTTATCTGAATTACGTCAAGAGATGATTGCTTTTCCACAATTATTAGTCAATATAGAAGTAGAAGATAAAGATTGGGAGAATAATAAAAATATTGATAGTATACTAAAAGAGTCTGAGAAAATATTAGGAGATAATGGACGGATTTTTGTAAGAGCTTCAGGAACAGAGCCTTTAATCAGGGTTATGGTTGAAGGGGAAGGTGAAGAAGAAATAGAAAAACTAGCAAATAATGTAGCTAAAGTAATAAGAACAGAGCTTAATTAG
- the cdaA gene encoding diadenylate cyclase CdaA, giving the protein MEISILMLIDILVTLVVSYKFFTLVKETRAIQLLNGVLILLLIRFFSGILGLKIFNSLLDQVKTVILIALPIVFQPELRRALEHIGRGNLINQLRRRDKFQTHIDKLVAAIIRLSKDKIGALIVVKRATGLKDIIDTGIELDAILSVELLINIFTPNSPLHDGAIIIDKNRLVAANCLLPITKNSNLKQSFGTRHRAALGISEESDALVIVVSEETGVVSITYDGRIESNLDEFSLKERLFSKFDELGVN; this is encoded by the coding sequence ATGGAAATCAGTATTTTAATGTTAATTGATATTTTGGTAACTTTAGTAGTCTCTTATAAATTTTTCACCTTAGTTAAGGAAACGAGAGCTATTCAACTTCTAAATGGTGTATTAATTTTATTATTAATTAGATTTTTTAGTGGAATATTAGGTTTGAAAATATTTAATTCTTTATTAGATCAGGTAAAGACAGTAATATTAATTGCTTTGCCGATAGTTTTTCAACCAGAGTTAAGAAGGGCTTTAGAACACATAGGAAGAGGAAATTTAATTAATCAATTAAGAAGACGAGATAAATTTCAGACTCATATTGATAAATTAGTAGCGGCTATTATTAGATTAAGCAAAGATAAAATTGGGGCATTGATTGTAGTGAAAAGAGCAACGGGACTTAAAGATATAATTGATACGGGAATAGAATTAGATGCAATTTTATCAGTGGAATTACTAATAAATATATTTACGCCTAATAGCCCATTGCATGATGGGGCTATAATTATAGATAAGAATAGATTGGTTGCAGCTAATTGTTTATTGCCTATAACTAAAAATAGTAATTTAAAGCAAAGTTTTGGGACAAGGCATAGGGCTGCATTAGGTATTAGCGAAGAAAGTGATGCCTTAGTAATAGTTGTTTCAGAAGAGACAGGTGTGGTGTCTATAACATATGATGGGAGAATTGAATCTAATTTAGATGAATTTAGCTTAAAAGAAAGGCTGTTTAGTAAATTTGATGAATTAGGTGTTAATTAG
- a CDS encoding sodium-dependent transporter gives MQERETWSSKLGFILACIGAAIGLGNIWMFPWRLGAYGGAAFLIPYLFFVLVLGTTGLMEEFAFGRSKKKGAIGAFEDVYKDKGLNFGDKLGIIPVLGVTGVFIFYSIVVGWILKYFTLTLTNSFESIESIPAYFGTFVGTPNTILWHFIGILLTVIIVSFGIKEGIEKVNKVMMPILFGILVILLFRSLTLPGAKAGIKFLLLPDWSKLFDPITWIMALGQSFFTVSLGGAAMLVYGSYLKEDVDIPSSAFNTVIFNTISSFLAAFVIIPATFAFGLDPQAGPPLLFITVPTIFKSMPGGYFFGALFFLSVVFAALSSAINLIEVPVEALIERFSLSRKKSVLIVGILAFLIGLPLDLNMNIFGLFADTVTVYLIPIGAVLAAITFFWIYGVDNARNEINKGAEKPLGIWWEPFAKYIFTGVAIVVLVLGIIYGGIG, from the coding sequence ATGCAAGAGAGAGAAACATGGTCTAGTAAGTTAGGATTTATTTTAGCTTGTATTGGAGCTGCTATTGGTTTGGGTAACATATGGATGTTCCCCTGGAGGTTAGGGGCTTATGGTGGGGCTGCTTTTTTGATTCCTTATCTATTTTTTGTTTTAGTTTTAGGTACAACAGGATTGATGGAGGAATTTGCTTTTGGAAGAAGTAAGAAGAAAGGTGCTATTGGTGCTTTTGAAGATGTATATAAAGATAAAGGTCTTAACTTTGGAGATAAATTGGGGATTATACCCGTATTAGGAGTAACAGGTGTTTTTATATTTTATTCTATAGTCGTTGGTTGGATATTAAAATACTTTACTTTAACTCTAACTAATTCTTTTGAGAGCATAGAAAGTATTCCGGCGTATTTTGGGACTTTTGTTGGTACTCCAAATACAATTTTATGGCATTTTATTGGGATATTATTGACTGTAATTATTGTTAGCTTTGGTATCAAAGAAGGAATTGAGAAGGTAAATAAAGTTATGATGCCAATACTTTTTGGAATATTAGTTATTTTGTTATTTAGGTCACTAACTTTGCCTGGTGCTAAAGCGGGGATCAAGTTCTTGTTGTTGCCAGATTGGAGTAAATTATTTGATCCTATAACTTGGATTATGGCTTTAGGACAATCCTTTTTTACGGTTTCTTTGGGAGGAGCAGCTATGTTGGTTTATGGTAGTTACTTAAAAGAGGATGTAGATATTCCATCTTCTGCTTTTAATACGGTTATATTCAATACTATTTCATCATTTTTGGCTGCTTTTGTAATAATACCGGCTACATTTGCTTTTGGTTTAGATCCACAAGCAGGTCCACCTCTATTATTTATCACAGTACCTACTATTTTTAAGAGTATGCCAGGTGGTTATTTCTTTGGAGCTTTATTCTTTTTAAGTGTAGTGTTTGCTGCACTTTCTTCGGCAATCAATTTAATAGAAGTTCCTGTTGAAGCACTAATTGAACGTTTTTCTTTGAGTAGAAAGAAGAGTGTATTGATTGTAGGAATTTTGGCTTTTTTAATTGGTTTACCATTAGATTTAAATATGAATATCTTTGGTTTATTTGCTGATACTGTTACAGTTTATCTGATACCAATAGGTGCTGTATTAGCTGCTATTACCTTCTTTTGGATTTATGGTGTTGACAATGCAAGAAATGAGATAAATAAAGGAGCAGAAAAACCATTGGGAATATGGTGGGAGCCTTTTGCAAAATATATATTTACAGGAGTAGCAATTGTAGTCTTGGTTCTAGGCATTATTTATGGAGGGATAGGATAA